In one window of Denticeps clupeoides chromosome 2, fDenClu1.1, whole genome shotgun sequence DNA:
- the msc gene encoding musculin — MSTGSASDASDPREPSWRASDPEDDFYRSSKRRPKDGRRSQRSAANARERARMRVLSTAFSRLKTSLPWVPADTKLSKLDTLRLASSYISHLRQLLQEDRREGAFAHPVNLTWPFVVSARSEDGKEIAAAARLCGATA, encoded by the exons ATGTCCACCGGGTCCGCGAGTGATGCCTCGGACCCCCGGGAGCCGTCCTGGCGCGCCTCGGACCCCGAGGACGACTTCTACAGGAGCAGCAAGCGGCGGCCGAAGGACGGACGCCGGTCCCAGCGCAGCGCGGCCAACGCCAGGGAGAGGGCGCGCATGCGCGTCCTGAGCACGGCGTTCTCCAGGCTGAAAACCAGCCTGCCGTGGGTGCCGGCGGACACCAAGCTGTCCAAGCTGGACACGCTGCGCCTCGCCTCCAGCTACATCTCCCACCTCAGGCAGCTCCTGCAGGAGGACAGACGCGAGGGCGCGTTCGCGCATCCCGTTAACTTG ACGTGGCCATTCGTGGTCTCGGCCAGATCAGAGGACGGAAAAGAGATTGCCGCTGCTGCCAGACTGTGTGGAGCTACAGCGTAG